Proteins encoded in a region of the Sphingopyxis sp. OAS728 genome:
- a CDS encoding DUF4136 domain-containing protein, with product MTRQISVALLSAAALALGGCATAVPPVEVTRFHASAPAGWAPGTRYTVDTAPLGNAGAMIDAPSLEWNSYRTAVEQQLQRQGLVAASDGVRAPLKVRIGFERMNREDVGRRSPVSVGVGGSTGSYGSGVGLGIGVNLGGGPKRMADLQLAVRIDDAASGQALWEGRAVTVVPVKAPASQPSLAAAKLADALFKDFPGESGRTISVK from the coding sequence ATGACGCGTCAAATTTCCGTCGCCCTGCTCTCGGCAGCGGCGCTCGCCCTCGGTGGCTGCGCCACTGCGGTTCCCCCGGTTGAAGTCACGCGCTTCCACGCCAGCGCGCCCGCGGGCTGGGCGCCGGGCACGCGCTACACCGTCGACACCGCCCCGCTCGGTAACGCTGGGGCGATGATCGACGCGCCCTCGCTCGAATGGAACAGCTACCGCACCGCGGTCGAACAGCAATTGCAGCGGCAGGGACTCGTCGCGGCGTCCGACGGCGTGCGCGCGCCCTTGAAGGTGCGCATCGGTTTCGAACGCATGAACCGCGAAGATGTTGGTCGGCGCTCGCCCGTCTCGGTCGGGGTCGGCGGTTCGACCGGCAGCTACGGATCGGGAGTCGGGCTCGGTATCGGCGTCAATCTTGGCGGCGGTCCGAAACGGATGGCCGATCTTCAGCTCGCGGTGCGCATCGACGATGCGGCGAGCGGCCAAGCCCTGTGGGAAGGCCGCGCCGTGACCGTGGTCCCGGTGAAGGCACCCGCCAGCCAGCCCAGCCTCGCGGCGGCGAAATTGGCAGACGCGCTATTCAAGGACTTCCCCGGGGAATCGGGACGCACTATCAGCGTCAAATGA
- a CDS encoding Maf family protein produces the protein MTLLLASQSSGRAAMLRAAGLTFETSAAHVDEEALTASLLAAGQTPRNIADALAEAKAVKISSRLPGVTVIGADSTLALDDGTMLAKPESPEDAADHLRRMAGARHRLFSAAVAARDGAPVWRAIGEAKLWMRPLSDAFIADYVAREWDSIRWTVGCYEIEGAGVQLFERVEGDPWTIIGMPMLPLLAWLRTTGLAPQ, from the coding sequence ATGACCTTGCTTCTCGCCTCGCAAAGCAGCGGTCGTGCCGCGATGCTTCGCGCCGCCGGACTGACCTTCGAAACCAGCGCCGCGCACGTCGACGAGGAAGCACTGACCGCCTCATTGCTCGCCGCCGGCCAGACGCCGCGCAACATCGCCGACGCGCTTGCCGAGGCGAAGGCGGTCAAAATCTCGTCGCGCCTTCCCGGTGTCACCGTGATCGGCGCTGACTCTACCCTCGCGCTCGACGACGGCACGATGCTCGCAAAGCCTGAAAGCCCCGAAGACGCTGCTGACCATCTCCGCCGCATGGCAGGTGCGCGCCATCGCCTGTTCAGCGCCGCGGTCGCCGCACGCGACGGCGCACCCGTGTGGCGCGCGATCGGCGAGGCAAAGCTCTGGATGCGCCCCTTGTCGGACGCCTTCATCGCCGACTATGTCGCGCGCGAATGGGACAGCATCCGCTGGACCGTCGGCTGTTACGAAATCGAAGGAGCGGGCGTGCAATTGTTCGAACGGGTCGAGGGCGACCCCTGGACCATCATCGGCATGCCGATGCTTCCCCTGCTCGCGTGGCTGCGCACCACCGGATTGGCGCCGCAATGA
- a CDS encoding cell wall hydrolase has translation MSRILNVAGMAAVGMTAASMLLLAEPGFASDLAADANLPAIILPGADAPAADEAADPPTDAELPVEDDKKIESESAPEPKPAPVTADSLAELVAATPKPADIDPELRCLAGAVYFESRGESLPGQLAVAHVVINRAQSGRFPKSLCGVVHQKSQFSFVRGGKMPAVRNAAQWNNAVAIAQIARDGSWKNHAPGALFFHARYVSPGWRKTRIAQIDNHIFYR, from the coding sequence ATGAGTCGCATTTTGAACGTAGCCGGCATGGCTGCCGTCGGCATGACTGCCGCCTCCATGCTGCTTCTGGCGGAACCGGGCTTTGCAAGCGATCTTGCGGCCGACGCCAATCTCCCTGCGATCATCCTGCCGGGCGCCGACGCGCCGGCCGCGGATGAAGCGGCGGACCCGCCGACCGATGCCGAACTGCCGGTCGAAGATGACAAGAAAATTGAAAGCGAATCCGCTCCCGAGCCGAAACCGGCCCCGGTGACCGCCGATTCGCTCGCCGAACTCGTCGCCGCGACGCCCAAGCCCGCCGACATCGATCCCGAACTGCGCTGCCTCGCCGGCGCGGTCTATTTCGAATCGCGCGGCGAATCGCTTCCGGGTCAGCTCGCGGTCGCGCATGTCGTGATCAACCGCGCCCAGTCGGGCCGATTCCCCAAGAGCCTGTGCGGCGTCGTCCACCAGAAGAGCCAGTTCAGCTTTGTCCGCGGTGGCAAGATGCCTGCCGTCCGCAACGCCGCGCAGTGGAACAACGCCGTCGCGATCGCGCAGATCGCCCGCGACGGCAGCTGGAAGAACCACGCCCCCGGCGCGCTCTTCTTCCACGCCCGCTATGTCTCGCCGGGTTGGCGCAAGACGCGCATCGCGCAGATCGACAACCACATCTTCTATCGGTGA
- a CDS encoding pyruvate, water dikinase regulatory protein: MGRLHLHLISDSTGETLENIAKAAIAQFDDVEVVRHFWPMVRSESHLDRIMAEVQASPGMILFTLVNGELRVSLERRATALNLPTVAALDAVTDALSRMLGQEAKARPGRQHALDAAYFARVDAIQFTVAHDDGIGWENWEQADIVLAGVSRTSKTPTSIYLANRGFKTANIPIVPESPPPNALFNLKRPMVVGLTTGLDRLVQVRRNRLLSLNQAPETSYVDDERVKAELAYARRMFADNGWPVIDVTRRSIEETAAAVIKLVEDRSPA; encoded by the coding sequence GCGAGACACTCGAAAATATCGCCAAGGCGGCGATCGCGCAGTTCGACGATGTCGAGGTCGTGCGCCACTTCTGGCCGATGGTCCGATCGGAATCGCATCTCGACCGCATCATGGCCGAGGTGCAGGCGAGCCCCGGCATGATCCTCTTCACGCTCGTGAACGGCGAGTTGCGCGTCAGCCTCGAACGCCGCGCGACCGCGCTCAATCTGCCCACCGTTGCTGCGCTCGACGCGGTAACCGACGCTTTGTCGCGAATGCTCGGGCAGGAAGCCAAGGCGCGTCCCGGCCGGCAACATGCGCTTGACGCCGCTTATTTCGCGCGCGTCGACGCGATCCAGTTCACCGTCGCGCACGACGACGGCATCGGATGGGAAAATTGGGAACAGGCCGACATCGTCTTGGCGGGCGTGTCGCGCACCTCGAAGACCCCGACAAGTATCTATCTCGCGAACCGCGGCTTCAAGACCGCGAATATCCCGATCGTCCCCGAATCGCCGCCGCCGAACGCGCTGTTCAACCTGAAGCGCCCGATGGTCGTCGGGCTGACGACGGGGCTCGACCGGCTGGTTCAGGTGCGCCGCAACCGCCTGCTGTCGCTGAATCAAGCACCCGAGACGAGCTATGTCGACGACGAGCGGGTGAAGGCCGAACTCGCTTATGCGCGGCGGATGTTCGCCGACAATGGCTGGCCGGTGATCGATGTTACGCGCCGATCGATCGAGGAAACCGCCGCCGCGGTGATCAAGCTCGTCGAGGATCGCAGCCCGGCATGA
- the aroE gene encoding shikimate dehydrogenase: MSTPYAEVIGDPIAQSKSPLIHGFWLEALGLAGDYRRAHVKPDDLAAYIAERRGDPDWRGCNVTMPHKAAVMDLVEDPGDIRGTIGAMNTVVRQQDGSLIGTNTDAAGFYSPLAELDLEGAPVAVVGAGGAARAVLFALARAHVGPVTILNRSPLKAMGLLATFGLKGDVVALDAQLPPVSLLVNSSSLGMKSQPPLDLDLSPLPGDAIVYDLVYSPLQTGLLKAAEARGLDTVDGLDMLIGQAALAFELFFGKSPPEGRDEELRALLTA; encoded by the coding sequence ATGAGCACGCCATACGCAGAAGTGATCGGCGATCCGATCGCGCAATCGAAATCGCCGCTGATCCATGGCTTCTGGCTCGAAGCGCTCGGGCTCGCCGGCGATTACCGCCGCGCGCATGTGAAGCCCGACGACCTTGCCGCCTATATCGCCGAACGCCGCGGCGATCCCGACTGGCGCGGATGCAACGTCACCATGCCGCACAAGGCGGCGGTGATGGATCTTGTCGAAGATCCCGGCGACATCCGCGGCACGATCGGCGCAATGAACACGGTCGTCCGGCAGCAGGACGGATCGCTGATCGGCACCAATACCGACGCCGCGGGCTTCTACTCGCCGCTCGCCGAACTCGATCTCGAGGGTGCGCCGGTTGCGGTCGTCGGCGCCGGCGGTGCCGCGCGCGCGGTGCTGTTCGCGCTCGCCCGCGCCCATGTCGGCCCTGTCACGATCCTCAACCGCAGCCCGCTGAAGGCGATGGGACTGCTCGCGACCTTCGGGCTCAAGGGCGATGTCGTGGCGCTCGACGCCCAGCTCCCGCCGGTATCGCTGCTCGTCAATTCGAGCAGCCTCGGCATGAAGAGCCAACCGCCGCTCGATCTCGACCTGTCGCCGCTCCCGGGCGATGCGATCGTCTACGACCTCGTCTATTCGCCGCTGCAGACGGGCCTCCTCAAGGCGGCCGAAGCACGCGGGCTCGACACCGTCGACGGGCTCGACATGCTGATCGGCCAGGCCGCGCTGGCTTTCGAACTCTTCTTCGGCAAATCCCCGCCTGAAGGCCGCGACGAGGAGCTGCGCGCGCTGCTGACGGCATGA
- the coaE gene encoding dephospho-CoA kinase (Dephospho-CoA kinase (CoaE) performs the final step in coenzyme A biosynthesis.): protein MTHHKRLGSRLRRPFILGLTGSIGMGKSTAAAMFVREGVPVFDADAEVHRLQGPGGALVAAIEARFPGTTGAKGVDRKKLGALVLGNTHELAALEAIVHPAVGKAQKRFLARHRARDVVVLDIPLLFEKGGWRKVGAIAVVSAPAWMQRKRVMRRPGMTAAKLKAIRRLQVPDRVKRSRANFIIETGRPKSETHRQIRFIASCFRAR, encoded by the coding sequence ATGACGCATCACAAGCGCCTTGGTTCGCGGCTCCGCCGCCCCTTCATCCTCGGACTCACCGGATCGATCGGCATGGGGAAATCGACCGCCGCGGCGATGTTTGTCCGCGAAGGCGTCCCCGTGTTCGACGCCGATGCCGAGGTGCACCGGCTGCAGGGCCCCGGCGGCGCGCTCGTCGCGGCGATCGAGGCGCGCTTTCCCGGCACGACCGGCGCGAAGGGGGTCGACCGCAAGAAACTCGGGGCGCTCGTGCTCGGCAACACGCACGAACTCGCCGCGCTCGAGGCGATCGTCCATCCCGCGGTCGGCAAGGCGCAGAAACGTTTTCTCGCGCGCCACCGCGCCCGCGACGTCGTCGTGCTCGATATCCCCTTGCTCTTCGAAAAGGGCGGTTGGCGAAAGGTCGGCGCGATCGCCGTCGTCTCGGCGCCGGCCTGGATGCAGCGCAAGCGGGTGATGCGCCGTCCAGGCATGACCGCAGCGAAATTGAAAGCGATCCGCCGCCTGCAGGTTCCCGATCGCGTCAAGCGGTCGCGCGCTAACTTCATCATCGAAACGGGGCGCCCCAAAAGCGAGACGCACCGCCAGATTCGATTCATCGCCTCTTGTTTCCGCGCCCGATAG
- a CDS encoding M14-type cytosolic carboxypeptidase, producing MTITINAAFDSGNIVVDAVDGTSARLSIRKDRDSDFFQWFHFRVSCSVGDALDLAITGLADSAYPDGWPGYAACASTDRETWFRLDTNYDAGTLTIQHTAESPILYIAYFAPYSMERHHDLVAQIAECEGVTYRCLGTSLEGQSIDCLELGTGETQVWLYARQHPGESMAEWWMEGALEKLVDPADPHARSLRQKCRFHIVPNMNPDGSCRGHLRTNFAGVNLNREWDNPTAERSPEVLAVRNAMDATGVDWAMDVHGDEAIPAVFLAGFEGIPSLKAEQTEKYKAFEAALAANTPDFQVDLGYAESAPGQANLSMSTTQLAERFGAVSMTLEMPFKDNRDLPDPVAGWSPERSKLLAHACLATLDQLL from the coding sequence ATGACCATCACCATCAACGCCGCTTTCGACAGCGGCAATATCGTCGTGGATGCCGTCGACGGCACGTCCGCCCGCCTGTCGATCCGCAAGGACCGCGACTCGGACTTTTTCCAGTGGTTCCATTTTCGCGTGTCGTGCAGCGTCGGCGATGCGCTCGACCTCGCGATCACGGGGCTCGCCGACTCGGCCTATCCCGACGGCTGGCCGGGCTATGCCGCTTGCGCGAGCACCGATCGCGAAACCTGGTTCCGCCTCGATACAAATTATGATGCCGGCACGCTGACGATCCAGCACACCGCCGAAAGCCCGATCCTCTACATCGCCTATTTCGCGCCTTACTCGATGGAGCGTCATCACGACCTCGTCGCTCAGATCGCCGAATGTGAAGGCGTCACTTATCGCTGCCTCGGCACCAGCCTCGAAGGCCAGTCGATCGATTGCCTCGAACTCGGCACGGGCGAGACGCAGGTCTGGCTCTATGCGCGCCAGCACCCCGGCGAGAGCATGGCCGAATGGTGGATGGAAGGCGCGCTCGAAAAGCTCGTCGATCCGGCCGACCCGCACGCGCGTTCGTTGCGCCAGAAATGCCGCTTCCATATCGTCCCGAACATGAATCCCGACGGTTCGTGCCGCGGCCACCTGCGCACCAATTTCGCGGGCGTGAACCTCAACCGCGAGTGGGACAATCCGACCGCTGAACGCAGCCCCGAAGTGCTCGCTGTGCGCAATGCGATGGACGCGACCGGCGTCGACTGGGCGATGGACGTCCACGGTGACGAAGCGATCCCCGCGGTCTTCCTCGCGGGCTTCGAGGGAATCCCGTCGCTGAAGGCGGAGCAGACCGAAAAATATAAGGCGTTCGAAGCTGCGCTTGCCGCGAACACGCCCGATTTCCAGGTCGACCTTGGTTACGCCGAATCGGCGCCGGGGCAAGCAAATCTGTCGATGTCGACGACGCAGCTTGCCGAGCGTTTCGGCGCGGTGTCGATGACGCTCGAAATGCCCTTCAAGGACAATCGCGACCTGCCCGATCCCGTTGCCGGCTGGTCGCCCGAACGCTCGAAGCTGCTCGCGCACGCGTGCCTCGCGACGCTGGACCAGCTGCTCTGA
- a CDS encoding Hsp20 family protein, translated as MRNSFDWTPYRRSTVGFDRLFDFLETGGSGAENYPPFDIEKVADDHFRITVAVAGFKSDEIDITAQQNMLTVSGRKAPVAEGEGRQLLYSGIATRAFERRFQLADFVRVEKADLSDGLLAIDLVREVPEAMKPHKIAIGGTQPTLFDADKKAA; from the coding sequence ATGCGTAACAGTTTCGACTGGACCCCCTATCGCCGTTCGACCGTCGGTTTCGACCGCCTGTTCGATTTCCTCGAAACCGGCGGTTCGGGGGCCGAAAATTATCCGCCCTTCGACATCGAAAAGGTCGCCGACGACCATTTCCGCATCACCGTCGCGGTCGCCGGCTTCAAGTCCGACGAGATCGACATCACCGCGCAGCAGAATATGCTGACCGTCAGCGGCCGCAAGGCCCCGGTCGCCGAAGGCGAGGGGCGCCAGCTCCTCTATAGCGGCATCGCGACGCGCGCGTTCGAGCGCCGTTTCCAGCTCGCCGACTTCGTGCGGGTGGAAAAGGCCGACCTGTCGGACGGCCTGCTCGCGATCGACCTCGTGCGCGAGGTGCCCGAGGCGATGAAGCCGCACAAGATTGCGATCGGCGGCACGCAGCCGACCTTGTTCGATGCGGACAAGAAGGCCGCGTAA
- a CDS encoding GNAT family N-acetyltransferase — protein sequence MRKVDAWRIVEDDLSGVAIRALLEVHFAGMLANSPAESCHFLDFDGLRADGVTFWSIHRGDELAGCGALKMLGSAHGEIKSMRTAEGFLRQGVAAHMLDHIIDVARERGLERLSLETGSSGAFEPAIALYQRYGFTECEPFADYKPDPFSRFMTRAL from the coding sequence ATGCGAAAGGTGGACGCCTGGCGGATCGTCGAGGATGATTTGTCGGGCGTCGCCATCCGCGCGCTGCTCGAAGTGCATTTCGCGGGCATGCTGGCGAACTCGCCGGCCGAAAGCTGTCACTTCCTAGATTTCGACGGGCTGCGCGCCGACGGCGTGACCTTCTGGTCGATTCACCGCGGCGACGAGCTTGCGGGGTGCGGCGCGCTCAAGATGCTGGGTAGCGCGCACGGCGAGATCAAATCGATGCGCACCGCGGAGGGCTTCCTGCGGCAGGGTGTCGCCGCGCATATGCTCGACCATATCATCGACGTCGCGCGCGAACGGGGGCTCGAACGCCTCAGCCTCGAAACCGGTTCGAGCGGGGCGTTCGAACCCGCGATCGCATTATACCAGCGCTACGGTTTCACCGAGTGCGAGCCTTTCGCCGACTATAAACCCGACCCATTCAGCCGCTTCATGACGCGCGCGCTCTAG
- the gpmA gene encoding 2,3-diphosphoglycerate-dependent phosphoglycerate mutase, translating into MPQLILIRHGQSQWNLENRFTGWWDVDVTQKGVAEAVAAGELMKAKGIAPDTCFTSVQSRAIKTLNLALEAMGRLWLPVTKDWRLNERHYGGLTGLDKAETAAKHGDDQVKIWRRSFDIPPPPLEAGSPWDLSTDPRYAGIAIPSAESLKDTIERVLPYYETAIVPELAAGKTVLISAHGNSLRALVKHLSGISDADITGLEIPTGQPIVYELNDDLTARERYYLSEK; encoded by the coding sequence ATGCCCCAGCTCATCCTCATCCGTCACGGCCAGTCGCAGTGGAATCTCGAAAACCGCTTCACCGGCTGGTGGGATGTCGATGTCACCCAAAAGGGCGTCGCCGAAGCGGTCGCCGCGGGCGAATTGATGAAGGCGAAGGGCATCGCGCCCGACACCTGCTTCACTTCGGTCCAGTCGCGCGCGATCAAGACGCTGAACCTCGCGCTCGAGGCGATGGGCCGCCTCTGGCTCCCCGTCACGAAGGACTGGCGCCTCAACGAGCGTCATTATGGCGGGCTCACCGGGCTCGACAAGGCCGAGACCGCGGCCAAGCATGGCGATGATCAGGTCAAGATCTGGCGTCGCAGCTTCGACATCCCGCCGCCGCCGCTCGAAGCGGGCTCGCCGTGGGACCTGTCGACCGATCCGCGCTACGCCGGCATCGCCATCCCGTCGGCCGAAAGCCTGAAGGATACGATCGAGCGCGTGCTGCCCTATTATGAAACCGCAATCGTCCCCGAACTCGCGGCGGGCAAGACGGTGCTGATCTCGGCGCATGGCAACAGCCTGCGCGCTCTCGTCAAGCATCTCTCGGGCATTTCGGACGCCGACATTACCGGGCTCGAAATCCCGACCGGCCAGCCGATCGTCTATGAGCTGAACGACGATCTGACGGCGCGCGAGCGCTATTATCTGAGCGAGAAGTAA
- a CDS encoding DUF1491 family protein has translation MARLKSRFLVDLLLRRTEAAGGFATVLAKGDDTSGIILVQCSERGEAGPLLERRFSMDGHYIWEAVGPTDAKDSESRTNYQERRRKADPDLWLIELDIADAPQLVAEWAALT, from the coding sequence GTGGCGCGGCTGAAGAGCCGCTTCCTCGTCGATCTGCTGCTTCGACGCACCGAGGCGGCGGGCGGATTCGCCACCGTGCTCGCCAAAGGCGATGACACTTCGGGAATCATCCTCGTCCAATGTAGCGAGCGCGGTGAAGCGGGGCCGCTGCTCGAACGCCGTTTTTCCATGGATGGCCACTATATCTGGGAAGCGGTTGGTCCAACCGACGCAAAAGATAGTGAATCGCGCACCAACTATCAGGAGCGGCGGCGAAAGGCCGATCCCGATCTGTGGCTGATTGAACTGGATATCGCAGATGCGCCACAACTCGTCGCGGAGTGGGCTGCGTTAACTTGA
- the dnaQ gene encoding DNA polymerase III subunit epsilon, with amino-acid sequence MREIIFDTETTGFDPKSGDRLVEIGCVELVDRRETGVTFHAYFNPERDMPAAAEAVHGLSIQFLSDKPLFATRVDELIEFLGDAPLVAHNAAFDFGFVNAELARAGRPALDMARMCCTVQMARKLHPGAKHSLDALCTRYGIDRSHRVKHGALLDAELLAHLYIEMTGGRQIGLGLAASAGASETMVVSAPAARGPDRPFREPRPHMASAAELARHAEFVAGLNQPLWLDTV; translated from the coding sequence ATGCGCGAGATTATTTTCGATACCGAAACCACGGGTTTCGATCCCAAGAGCGGGGACAGGCTGGTCGAAATCGGGTGTGTCGAGCTGGTCGACCGCCGCGAGACCGGCGTCACCTTTCACGCCTATTTCAACCCCGAACGCGACATGCCTGCCGCTGCGGAAGCCGTGCATGGGCTGTCGATCCAGTTCCTGTCGGACAAGCCGCTCTTTGCGACTCGCGTCGACGAACTCATCGAATTTCTGGGCGACGCACCGCTCGTCGCGCACAATGCCGCCTTCGACTTCGGTTTCGTCAATGCCGAGCTCGCGCGTGCCGGCCGGCCGGCGCTCGACATGGCGCGCATGTGCTGCACCGTGCAAATGGCGCGCAAGCTGCATCCCGGCGCGAAACACAGCCTCGACGCGCTCTGCACGCGCTACGGAATCGACCGCAGCCACCGCGTCAAGCATGGCGCGCTGCTCGACGCCGAACTGCTCGCGCATCTCTATATCGAAATGACGGGCGGCCGGCAGATCGGCCTTGGGCTTGCAGCATCTGCCGGCGCATCGGAAACGATGGTCGTCTCGGCCCCCGCCGCCCGCGGCCCCGACCGTCCCTTTCGCGAACCCCGTCCCCATATGGCGTCGGCTGCCGAACTCGCGCGCCACGCCGAATTTGTCGCAGGGCTGAACCAGCCGCTGTGGCTCGATACGGTGTGA
- a CDS encoding PTS sugar transporter subunit IIA encodes MNLSSLLYPATVRAHVQLDSKKALFPFVGDLASRSLGLDAGEVSEALLERERLGSTGFGRGIALPHAKMADLGGVRGLFLQLAKPIDFNAVDGLPVDLLFILLSPLDAGADHLKALAGVSRMLRNDAIAERLRGAKSDEALYAMLADTETRDAA; translated from the coding sequence ATGAATCTTTCTTCTCTTCTTTATCCGGCGACCGTGCGCGCGCATGTGCAGCTCGATTCGAAAAAGGCGCTCTTCCCTTTCGTGGGCGATCTCGCCAGCCGTTCGCTCGGCCTCGATGCCGGCGAAGTCAGCGAAGCCCTGCTCGAACGCGAACGCCTCGGCTCGACCGGGTTCGGTCGTGGTATCGCGCTGCCGCATGCCAAGATGGCCGATCTCGGCGGCGTCCGCGGGCTGTTCCTGCAACTCGCCAAGCCGATCGACTTCAACGCGGTCGACGGCCTGCCGGTCGACCTGCTTTTCATCCTGCTGTCGCCGCTCGACGCGGGTGCCGATCATCTGAAGGCGCTCGCGGGCGTGTCGCGCATGCTGCGCAACGACGCGATTGCCGAGCGGCTGCGCGGCGCGAAGAGCGACGAAGCGCTGTATGCGATGCTCGCCGACACCGAAACGCGTGACGCGGCATAA
- the hpf gene encoding ribosome hibernation-promoting factor, HPF/YfiA family, producing the protein MEIRVSGHQIETGEALQSHVSDRMNAIADKYFSRAIGAHATFGKGPHDSFQCDIVAHVMQGLVLKGHGQAQDAHVAFEGAAERIEKQLRRYMRRLKDRNNGPAEPSPTVDEIEDNASYIVFDGGGDDEDAGDAPAIIAETRVDIPSSSVSDAVMMLDLRNTNALLFVNSKTGTHNMVYRRDDGTIGWVEPR; encoded by the coding sequence ATGGAAATCCGCGTCTCTGGCCACCAGATCGAAACCGGCGAAGCGCTGCAGTCGCACGTATCGGATCGGATGAACGCGATTGCCGACAAATATTTCTCCCGCGCGATCGGGGCGCACGCGACCTTTGGCAAAGGGCCGCACGACAGCTTCCAATGCGACATCGTCGCGCATGTGATGCAAGGGCTGGTGCTGAAGGGGCACGGCCAGGCGCAGGACGCGCATGTCGCGTTCGAAGGCGCCGCCGAGCGGATCGAAAAACAGCTCAGGCGCTACATGCGGCGATTGAAGGATCGTAACAACGGCCCCGCCGAACCTTCGCCGACGGTCGACGAGATCGAGGATAACGCCAGCTATATCGTTTTCGACGGCGGCGGCGACGATGAGGATGCGGGCGATGCGCCTGCGATCATTGCCGAAACGCGTGTCGATATCCCGAGCAGCAGCGTGTCCGACGCGGTGATGATGCTCGACCTTCGCAACACCAACGCGCTGCTTTTCGTCAACAGCAAGACCGGCACGCACAACATGGTCTATCGCCGCGACGACGGGACGATCGGATGGGTCGAACCACGATAG